In Planctomycetaceae bacterium, a single window of DNA contains:
- a CDS encoding NADH-quinone oxidoreductase subunit M, translating to MAAGAESTLQLSLSPSLQITAFIMLFIGFAIKLPVFPVHTWLPDAHVEAPTPISMILAGVLLKMGGYGIIRIAFPLCPYGAQHAAYAMVAIGVISIIYGAFAALAQTDFKRLVAYSSVSHMGYVLLGLAIWKINEGTGATENGEFWLMGINGAMFQMIAHGISSAGMFFMVGVIYDRVHHRDLNKFGGLMGLMPLYGGLSAGLFFAGLGLPGLCGFIGEVFVVISTWSFSPLLAIIAASGVILTAGYILWAMQRVYLGPEYKGPHPEAITPINGREVAVAGALLFLAIVFGIRPGIAFDVMKVSTTELVESLESGYQKASMDVNQTQASR from the coding sequence GTGGCCGCAGGAGCTGAATCAACGTTGCAGCTATCGTTGAGTCCCTCTTTGCAGATCACTGCATTCATCATGCTTTTCATTGGGTTCGCCATCAAGCTGCCGGTATTCCCTGTTCATACCTGGTTGCCCGATGCACACGTGGAGGCCCCAACCCCGATCAGTATGATCCTGGCAGGTGTCCTGCTGAAGATGGGTGGCTACGGTATTATCCGCATCGCGTTCCCCCTGTGCCCGTACGGTGCTCAGCATGCTGCGTACGCGATGGTTGCCATCGGCGTCATCAGCATTATCTATGGGGCATTCGCTGCTTTGGCGCAGACGGACTTCAAACGCCTGGTTGCTTACAGTTCAGTAAGCCACATGGGGTACGTTCTTCTGGGTCTGGCAATCTGGAAAATCAATGAAGGAACAGGAGCCACAGAGAACGGCGAATTCTGGTTGATGGGCATTAATGGCGCCATGTTTCAGATGATCGCTCACGGCATTTCTTCTGCAGGCATGTTCTTCATGGTGGGGGTCATTTACGATCGCGTCCACCATCGTGATCTCAACAAGTTCGGCGGTCTGATGGGGCTTATGCCGCTTTACGGCGGTCTGTCCGCTGGTTTGTTCTTTGCCGGTCTTGGACTGCCAGGGCTTTGCGGATTCATTGGTGAAGTCTTCGTTGTCATCAGCACCTGGAGTTTCAGTCCGCTTCTGGCGATCATTGCCGCTTCAGGAGTGATTTTGACGGCTGGATACATCCTCTGGGCGATGCAGCGTGTTTATCTCGGCCCCGAATACAAAGGTCCTCATCCTGAGGCAATTACCCCGATCAATGGTCGTGAAGTTGCGGTTGCAGGCGCTTTGCTGTTTCTGGCAATTGTGTTTGGGATCCGTCCCGGAATCGCATTTGACGTCATGAAGGTATCAACTACGGAACTGGTTGAGTCACTGGAATCGGGTTACCAAAAGGCCAGCATGGATGTCAACCAGACTCAGGCCAGCCGATAG
- a CDS encoding NADH-quinone oxidoreductase subunit N: MVFSQLIDSLIQETTTRSLPFFGAELCLSVTIVLMLLLRLFNADRWVPSYLVAVVGAFASLWATYRQFTLVAEYNGVFSETFFSGMLIQDLFSVYFRGFLSLFLLLTIALTALTGIPDNEDGPDFYSLLFGATIGMMLMASANNLLILFLGVEMASVPSYAMVGFLKGRKPSSEAALKYVVYGAGAAGVMLYGVSLLAGVLGTGDMSAIASRLTEAAAGGTGGLSDPEIRTVTLGVLLIMVGLAFKLSLVPFHFWCPDAFEGASAEVAGFLSVASKAGAFGLLVRLCLALSGATGVDSLLTAFGIGLGVIACITTTYGNLAAYAQTNMKRLLAYSTIAHAGYMLMAVSAMMVLQNSGSAADYAGTIRGSLEGLLYYLAVYMFMNLGAFAVIALCRNHTFSEDIDSVKGLISQSPVLCITMLVCCFSLVGMPPFGGFFAKLMIFAAALKAGEVHWFMYVVVAFGGLNTVLSLYYYLKILKTMFLDERPEGARPVPVNWFSYEGAYAGVLGLFVVLLGLLPQIMTGLTNTASVAAESVASF, from the coding sequence ATGGTGTTCTCTCAGCTAATCGACAGCCTGATTCAGGAAACAACGACTCGATCTCTGCCATTCTTTGGCGCCGAGCTGTGCCTGAGTGTAACGATCGTGCTGATGCTACTGCTTCGGCTTTTCAACGCCGATCGATGGGTACCTTCCTATCTGGTGGCCGTAGTCGGTGCATTCGCTTCGTTGTGGGCGACCTACCGACAGTTCACTCTCGTTGCCGAGTACAACGGAGTATTCTCGGAGACTTTCTTTTCCGGGATGCTGATCCAGGATTTGTTTTCGGTCTATTTCCGAGGTTTCCTGTCGCTGTTTCTGCTGCTGACAATTGCACTTACCGCATTGACCGGCATCCCGGACAACGAAGATGGCCCTGACTTTTACTCCTTATTGTTCGGTGCCACGATCGGCATGATGCTGATGGCCAGTGCGAACAATCTGCTGATTTTGTTCCTGGGCGTTGAAATGGCGAGCGTTCCGAGTTACGCCATGGTTGGTTTTTTGAAGGGTCGCAAACCAAGCAGCGAGGCAGCGCTGAAGTATGTAGTTTACGGTGCCGGGGCCGCTGGCGTCATGCTTTATGGTGTCAGCCTCCTTGCCGGAGTCCTGGGTACTGGTGACATGTCCGCGATTGCCTCCCGACTGACTGAAGCTGCAGCTGGTGGAACTGGCGGTCTGTCGGACCCGGAGATTCGAACAGTAACTCTTGGCGTTTTGCTGATTATGGTGGGGCTTGCTTTCAAACTTTCGTTGGTGCCGTTTCACTTCTGGTGCCCGGATGCGTTTGAAGGGGCCTCTGCAGAAGTCGCGGGCTTCCTTTCAGTTGCGTCGAAAGCCGGTGCGTTTGGTTTGCTTGTGCGATTGTGTCTCGCCCTTTCAGGTGCCACCGGAGTTGACAGCTTACTGACGGCGTTTGGAATTGGGCTCGGTGTTATCGCCTGCATCACAACCACCTACGGTAACCTGGCGGCCTATGCACAGACGAACATGAAGCGCCTGCTGGCCTATTCAACGATTGCTCATGCCGGTTACATGTTGATGGCTGTTTCAGCAATGATGGTTCTTCAGAACAGCGGATCCGCTGCGGACTATGCGGGAACAATTCGGGGTTCTCTCGAAGGATTGCTTTACTATCTCGCCGTTTACATGTTCATGAATCTCGGAGCATTCGCGGTAATCGCACTTTGTCGCAATCACACGTTCAGTGAAGACATCGACAGCGTGAAGGGTCTGATTAGTCAGTCACCCGTTCTTTGCATCACGATGCTGGTATGCTGTTTCAGCCTTGTCGGAATGCCCCCGTTCGGGGGATTTTTTGCCAAGCTTATGATTTTTGCCGCTGCTCTGAAGGCAGGCGAAGTTCATTGGTTCATGTATGTTGTGGTGGCATTCGGTGGCTTGAATACAGTGCTGAGCCTTTACTACTACCTGAAGATCCTAAAGACCATGTTCCTGGACGAACGACCTGAGGGAGCTCGGCCGGTACCGGTCAACTGGTTCTCCTACGAAGGTGCATACGCAGGTGTTCTTGGACTTTTTGTTGTCCTTCTGGGTCTGCTGCCGCAAATCATGACCGGGCTGACGAACACTGCGAGTGTCGCTGCGGAATCTGTCGCCAGCTTCTGA